A genomic region of Dactylococcopsis salina PCC 8305 contains the following coding sequences:
- a CDS encoding AraC family transcriptional regulator, with translation MEFTKPNTNQQEARGKRQEAKGKRQEARGKRQKARGKRQKARGKRQE, from the coding sequence GTGGAGTTTACGAAACCCAACACCAATCAGCAAGAGGCAAGAGGCAAGAGGCAAGAGGCAAAAGGCAAGAGGCAAGAGGCAAGAGGCAAGAGGCAAAAGGCAAGAGGCAAGAGGCAAAAGGCAAGAGGCAAAAGGCAAGAGTAA
- a CDS encoding LysR family transcriptional regulator — protein sequence MRIEQLQAFLAITETNNFGQAAKKCGVTQSTISRQIQSLENSLGVDLFHRSHQAKLTVAGEKFLPGARKICKEWAVVNKELADLMAGKQPELCVAAIHSVCSYHLPPILRIFCNQYPNIQLRVTALGSDRALKVLRDGLVDLAIVMDNPAFTMSSEMVADQLFEEAIEVLMAADHPLAQYSQLAWQELIAYPHLVFKDGYGMQRLVQDWFSQQNATIQTGMELNTLDAFRGVIRQGELLALLPSSALMDAQNDPTLAIRSIGANTSKNGTAKATLTRKVMFATTRDRAEIPPIKAFRQLVQKMSSPSLVNPAIQAKL from the coding sequence ATGCGGATTGAGCAGTTGCAAGCGTTTTTAGCGATTACAGAAACCAATAACTTTGGACAAGCCGCCAAAAAATGTGGCGTTACCCAATCGACCATCAGTCGGCAAATTCAGAGCCTAGAAAACAGCTTAGGAGTTGATTTATTTCATCGTTCTCATCAGGCAAAATTAACCGTTGCGGGTGAGAAGTTTCTCCCTGGCGCCCGTAAAATCTGTAAAGAATGGGCGGTAGTGAATAAAGAATTAGCCGATTTAATGGCGGGAAAACAACCAGAACTCTGTGTGGCGGCGATTCATTCTGTGTGTTCTTATCATTTACCGCCCATATTACGAATTTTTTGTAATCAATATCCTAACATTCAGTTGCGAGTAACGGCGCTGGGAAGCGATCGGGCGTTAAAAGTGTTAAGAGATGGCTTAGTAGATTTAGCGATTGTGATGGATAATCCCGCCTTTACCATGAGTTCAGAAATGGTAGCTGATCAACTATTTGAAGAAGCAATTGAGGTGTTAATGGCGGCGGATCATCCTTTAGCTCAGTATAGTCAACTGGCTTGGCAAGAATTAATTGCTTATCCTCATCTGGTGTTTAAAGATGGTTATGGAATGCAACGGTTAGTCCAAGATTGGTTTTCTCAACAAAATGCAACGATACAAACTGGAATGGAATTAAACACTTTAGATGCGTTTCGTGGTGTGATTCGACAAGGAGAATTACTTGCCTTACTTCCCAGTTCAGCGTTAATGGATGCTCAAAATGATCCGACTCTTGCGATTCGATCGATTGGCGCAAACACAAGCAAAAATGGAACAGCTAAAGCAACCTTAACACGGAAAGTGATGTTTGCCACAACGCGCGATCGGGCTGAAATTCCTCCCATCAAAGCATTTCGTCAATTAGTACAAAAAATGTCTAGTCCCTCTCTAGTTAATCCAGCGATTCAAGCGAAACTATGA
- a CDS encoding anthranilate phosphoribosyltransferase family protein, translating into MNLSSSLIQFRELLKKVGSGTHTSKHLTRSEAATATRLMLEQEATPAQIGAFMIAHRIKRPTVEELAGMLDAYDQLGGKIPALDSATQYPVTVFGVPYDARSRTAPVFPITLLLLASVGVPVIFHGGDSMPTKYGIPFVEIWEALGVNYRSLSLSGSQQLLAKTGIGFYYLPQHFPQAQKLVPYREEIGKRPPLATIELLWSPYGGEANLISGFVHPPTEDRFRETFTLRNMKQLITVKGLEGSCDLARNRTAIIGITQPEKDFQRRHLHPQHYGFAGQDVILESLTQLTTQLKTIIAGKPGELMSAAIWNGGIYLWLCGVCPDLETGLTQAEELITTGIVADKLKQLTV; encoded by the coding sequence ATGAACTTATCCTCATCCTTGATTCAATTTCGAGAACTCCTCAAAAAAGTGGGGAGTGGTACACACACCAGCAAACATTTAACCCGTAGTGAAGCCGCCACCGCCACTCGTCTAATGTTGGAACAAGAAGCAACACCCGCCCAAATTGGAGCGTTTATGATTGCTCATCGCATCAAACGTCCCACTGTTGAAGAATTAGCAGGAATGCTAGACGCTTATGATCAATTAGGAGGGAAAATTCCCGCCTTAGACAGCGCGACTCAGTATCCCGTCACCGTTTTTGGCGTGCCTTATGACGCTCGATCGCGCACCGCTCCTGTATTCCCTATCACACTACTGTTATTAGCTAGTGTAGGTGTTCCTGTGATTTTTCATGGAGGAGACAGTATGCCCACAAAATATGGGATTCCTTTTGTGGAGATTTGGGAAGCATTAGGAGTTAACTATCGTTCCCTCTCCCTTAGTGGAAGTCAACAACTTCTCGCCAAAACAGGAATCGGGTTTTACTACCTTCCCCAACACTTTCCCCAAGCGCAAAAATTAGTCCCCTACCGCGAAGAAATCGGCAAACGTCCCCCCCTAGCCACGATCGAGCTATTGTGGTCTCCCTACGGCGGCGAAGCCAACCTCATCTCTGGTTTTGTTCATCCCCCCACAGAAGATCGATTTCGAGAAACCTTCACCCTGCGAAACATGAAACAACTGATCACCGTCAAAGGATTAGAAGGAAGCTGTGACTTAGCGCGAAACCGCACCGCAATTATTGGCATTACGCAACCAGAAAAAGACTTTCAACGGCGACACTTACACCCTCAACATTATGGTTTCGCGGGACAAGACGTTATATTAGAATCTTTAACGCAACTGACCACACAATTAAAAACAATCATTGCGGGAAAACCAGGAGAACTAATGTCCGCAGCGATTTGGAATGGTGGGATTTATTTATGGTTGTGTGGCGTTTGTCCAGACTTAGAAACGGGATTAACCCAAGCCGAAGAATTAATAACCACTGGCATTGTCGCCGATAAACTCAAACAACTCACTGTTTAA
- a CDS encoding HEAT repeat domain-containing protein — MKLDQHYLQQLPLSPDGKGFIDLPPDEKEEAFNQVWEAFITGEFQERWEVAKYIPKFGERAIEPLTILLQDETADLDLRCEAASLLSQFQQPHAIFSLTEVLNTDTELEVITACANGLAKSGKMVIPILNEALNHSESRLAAVQALTALRDPEIITPLLSVLDDEQAVIRSRAIEALSRFRDHRIIPTLIQALSDTNAKVRQEAVIGLGVRGNDHHPDEVVKALIPLLYDFNLDVCSHCAIALGRLATSQAITALQQCLESSVTPLPLQKQIIRAISHRETEETLSPLISNLQKQSSTLQEEIITIFGRWQNNQHKKTIVDTLLKFFRENPSAQTDNRLKQTLAQALGNLGIPKGKNLLWEFCQDESSIVQLHAQAALKKIP, encoded by the coding sequence ATGAAATTAGATCAACATTACTTACAACAGTTACCTCTATCTCCTGATGGTAAAGGATTTATTGATTTACCTCCCGATGAAAAAGAAGAAGCGTTTAATCAAGTTTGGGAAGCGTTTATTACAGGAGAGTTTCAAGAACGTTGGGAGGTGGCAAAATATATCCCAAAATTTGGAGAAAGGGCGATCGAACCGTTAACAATATTACTACAAGATGAAACCGCCGATCTTGATCTCCGTTGTGAAGCCGCCAGTCTCCTCAGCCAGTTTCAGCAACCTCACGCTATTTTTAGTTTGACAGAAGTCCTCAATACTGACACTGAACTGGAAGTAATTACAGCTTGCGCCAATGGACTGGCTAAAAGCGGTAAGATGGTCATTCCTATCCTCAATGAAGCTCTAAACCACTCTGAAAGCAGACTCGCAGCGGTACAAGCGTTAACCGCTCTCCGTGACCCTGAAATCATCACACCGCTTTTAAGTGTTTTGGATGATGAGCAAGCAGTAATCCGAAGCCGCGCGATCGAGGCGTTAAGTCGTTTTCGGGATCATCGGATCATACCGACATTAATCCAAGCCTTATCGGATACTAACGCCAAAGTGCGACAAGAAGCAGTGATTGGCTTAGGAGTGAGAGGAAACGATCATCATCCTGATGAGGTGGTCAAAGCCTTAATTCCCCTCCTGTATGACTTCAACCTAGACGTTTGTTCCCACTGCGCGATCGCTCTAGGCAGACTTGCTACATCACAAGCCATTACTGCTCTTCAGCAATGTTTAGAATCTTCTGTCACGCCGCTCCCTCTCCAAAAGCAGATCATCCGAGCCATCAGTCACCGAGAAACAGAGGAAACCCTTTCTCCGCTAATTAGTAATTTACAAAAACAATCCTCAACCCTTCAAGAAGAAATCATCACCATTTTCGGTCGTTGGCAAAATAATCAACACAAAAAGACGATTGTTGACACCTTACTTAAGTTTTTCCGTGAAAACCCATCCGCTCAAACCGACAATCGCCTAAAACAGACGCTTGCTCAAGCATTAGGTAACTTAGGGATACCAAAAGGAAAAAACTTGCTATGGGAATTCTGTCAAGATGAATCCTCAATTGTGCAACTACACGCTCAAGCCGCACTAAAAAAAATACCGTAG
- a CDS encoding protein adenylyltransferase SelO — MNIGKDNPFLNLNYERAIEALGENYYDIVSAAEFPQHFLRFRNDELLPLLNLNPSQVTDENFIEAFGKFQGVRPFLALRYHGYQFGNYNPFLGDGRGFLYGQVWGNDGRLYDFGTKGSGQTPYSRNADGRLTLKGGIREVLASEALHYLGVRTSRCLSLIETGELLWRNDEPSPTRASVMIRFSHSHIRFGTFERLNYLNRPDLIEKLLDHVITYYYPHLKSSSDQYAQFYQELVQRVAELAAQWMIAGFCHGVLNTDNMSITGESFDYGPYAFIPTYNPKFTAAYFDYSGLYCYGNQPRICRWNLEKLQRPLGMVMSQKDLDAGLERFETHYEETYRQLLMEKLGLIDVSLENTEDFVTETVNLLRDSQVPYHQFFAELGNWFSPTWRDNSEIILENAPFIKQLREQSSLWENWKQLYQQCLKQCNDNELEKMGSRLQKKNPQTALLRPVIESVWEPISLDNEWTPFYALLDQIRGK; from the coding sequence ATGAACATCGGAAAAGATAACCCATTTCTTAATCTTAACTATGAGCGCGCGATCGAAGCGCTAGGCGAAAACTATTACGACATTGTTTCGGCTGCGGAGTTCCCCCAACATTTCTTACGGTTTCGCAACGATGAACTTCTCCCTCTACTTAACCTCAACCCGTCACAAGTAACAGACGAAAACTTTATCGAAGCCTTTGGAAAATTTCAAGGGGTGCGCCCGTTTCTCGCTCTACGATATCATGGGTATCAATTCGGGAATTACAATCCGTTTTTGGGAGATGGACGAGGGTTTCTCTATGGACAAGTCTGGGGAAACGATGGACGACTCTATGATTTTGGCACAAAAGGGTCGGGACAGACTCCTTATTCTCGTAATGCAGATGGACGGCTAACCCTCAAAGGTGGAATTAGAGAAGTTTTAGCCTCAGAAGCATTACATTATTTAGGAGTCCGTACTTCTCGCTGTTTAAGTTTGATTGAAACGGGGGAATTATTGTGGCGTAATGATGAACCTTCTCCCACTCGCGCTTCTGTAATGATTCGGTTTAGCCATTCTCATATTCGTTTCGGAACATTTGAACGTTTAAATTATCTAAATCGTCCAGATTTAATCGAAAAACTGTTAGATCATGTGATTACTTATTATTATCCTCATTTAAAGTCTTCCTCTGATCAATATGCCCAATTTTATCAGGAATTAGTGCAACGAGTTGCTGAGTTAGCCGCGCAATGGATGATCGCGGGATTTTGTCATGGTGTTCTCAATACCGATAATATGTCGATTACAGGGGAAAGTTTCGATTATGGCCCCTATGCCTTCATTCCCACTTATAATCCTAAATTTACTGCTGCTTATTTTGACTATTCTGGATTATATTGTTATGGCAACCAACCGCGTATTTGTCGCTGGAATTTAGAAAAATTGCAACGTCCTTTAGGGATGGTAATGTCACAAAAAGATTTAGATGCTGGTTTAGAAAGGTTTGAAACTCATTATGAGGAAACTTATCGTCAGTTGCTGATGGAAAAGTTAGGATTGATTGACGTTTCTTTGGAAAATACAGAAGATTTTGTCACCGAAACTGTGAATTTATTACGAGATTCACAAGTTCCCTATCATCAATTTTTTGCTGAGTTAGGAAATTGGTTTAGTCCGACATGGCGAGATAATTCTGAAATTATTTTAGAAAATGCACCCTTTATTAAACAATTGCGAGAACAGTCATCGCTTTGGGAAAATTGGAAACAACTTTATCAGCAATGTTTAAAGCAATGTAATGATAATGAACTCGAAAAAATGGGGTCTCGTCTTCAGAAAAAGAATCCGCAAACGGCGTTACTACGTCCTGTGATTGAGTCAGTCTGGGAACCGATTAGTTTGGATAATGAATGGACTCCCTTTTATGCTTTATTAGATCAGATTCGCGGCAAGTGA
- the lpdA gene encoding dihydrolipoyl dehydrogenase, whose translation MAEFDYDLIILGAGVGGHGAALHAVKRGLKTAIIEAKDMGGTCVNRGCVPSKALLAASGRVRELQDSHHLNSLGINVGNVNFDRAAISNHAQNLVEKIRGDMSNSLDRLKVDTINGWGKVTAPQKVSVLTEDGEKTITGEHIILSPGSTPFVPPGIQVDGKTVYTSDDALKLSSIPDWVAIIGSGYIGLEFSDIYSALGSEITMIEALDNLMPGFDRDIAKIAERVLIKPRDIETYTSTLAKSVKPGSPVVIELADAKTKEVTEVLEVDAALVATGRIPATKNIGLDSIGVETDKRGFIPTNDQLQVTVNGEPVSNLWAIGDATGKMMLAHTASAQGISAVENICGDDHVVNYRAIPAAAFTHPEISYVGLTEDAAKALGKEEGFKVKSVRTYFKANSKALAEGEEDGVAKIIYRQDTGELLGAHIIGMHASDLIQEAANAIASRQPVQNLAFNVHTHPTLSEVLDEAFKRAEVKA comes from the coding sequence GTGGCTGAATTTGATTATGATTTGATCATTCTCGGTGCGGGAGTGGGTGGACATGGTGCGGCACTTCACGCGGTAAAACGGGGACTGAAAACTGCCATTATTGAGGCGAAGGATATGGGGGGAACTTGCGTTAATCGCGGTTGTGTTCCCTCGAAAGCGCTTTTGGCGGCTTCGGGACGGGTGCGAGAGTTACAAGATTCCCATCACCTAAACAGTTTAGGGATTAATGTCGGTAACGTCAATTTTGATCGCGCTGCCATTTCTAATCATGCCCAAAATCTGGTGGAAAAAATTAGAGGGGATATGAGTAACAGCCTCGATCGATTAAAAGTTGATACAATCAATGGCTGGGGCAAAGTAACCGCACCACAGAAGGTGAGTGTCCTCACTGAAGACGGCGAAAAAACGATAACTGGAGAACATATCATCCTTTCCCCTGGTTCGACTCCTTTTGTTCCCCCTGGGATTCAAGTTGATGGCAAAACGGTTTACACGAGCGATGATGCCTTGAAGTTAAGCTCAATTCCCGATTGGGTTGCGATTATTGGCAGTGGTTACATTGGTTTAGAATTTTCCGATATCTATTCCGCATTGGGTTCTGAGATTACGATGATTGAGGCGTTAGACAATCTCATGCCTGGCTTCGATCGAGATATTGCTAAAATTGCAGAACGAGTTTTAATCAAACCCCGTGACATTGAAACCTATACATCAACTCTGGCGAAAAGTGTCAAACCAGGTTCTCCTGTAGTCATTGAACTAGCAGACGCTAAAACGAAAGAAGTGACAGAAGTTTTAGAAGTTGATGCAGCGTTGGTGGCGACTGGACGCATTCCAGCGACGAAAAACATCGGTTTAGACTCAATTGGGGTGGAAACTGATAAACGCGGTTTTATTCCGACTAATGATCAGTTACAAGTCACGGTTAATGGTGAACCTGTTTCCAATTTATGGGCGATCGGTGATGCGACAGGTAAAATGATGTTAGCACATACCGCCTCTGCTCAAGGCATTTCTGCGGTGGAAAATATCTGTGGGGATGATCATGTTGTCAATTACCGCGCCATTCCAGCAGCCGCCTTTACCCATCCCGAAATCAGTTACGTGGGATTAACAGAAGATGCAGCAAAAGCGTTAGGAAAAGAAGAAGGATTCAAAGTGAAATCGGTTCGTACTTACTTTAAAGCCAATTCTAAAGCACTTGCAGAAGGAGAAGAAGATGGAGTCGCCAAAATTATTTATCGTCAAGATACAGGAGAATTGTTAGGCGCACATATTATTGGAATGCACGCATCAGATTTAATTC